The proteins below come from a single Acinonyx jubatus isolate Ajub_Pintada_27869175 chromosome A1, VMU_Ajub_asm_v1.0, whole genome shotgun sequence genomic window:
- the HNRNPA0 gene encoding heterogeneous nuclear ribonucleoprotein A0 yields the protein MENSQLCKLFIGGLNVQTSESGLRGHFEAFGTLTDCVVVVNPQTKRSRCFGFVTYSNVEEADAAMAASPHAVDGNTVELKRAVSREDSARPGAHAKVKKLFVGGLKGDVAEGDLIEHFSQFGTVEKAEIIADKQSGKKRGFGFVYFQNHDAADKAAVVKFHPIQGHRVEVKKAVPKEDIHSGGGGGGSRSSRGGRGGRGRGGGRDQNGLSKGGGGGYNSYGGYGGGGGGGGYNAYGGGGGGSSYGGSDYGNGFGGFGSYSQHQSSYGPMKGGGGGGGGGSSWGGRSNSGPYRGGYGGGGGYGGSSF from the coding sequence ATGGAGAATTCCCAGTTGTGTAAGCTGTTCATCGGCGGCCTCAATGTGCAGACGAGTGAGTCGGGCCTGCGCGGCCACTTTGAGGCCTTTGGGACTCTGACGGACTGCGTGGTGGTGGTGAACCCCCAGACCAAGCGCTCCCGTTGCTTCGGCTTCGTGACCTACTCCAATGTGGAAGAGGCCGATGCCGCCATGGCCGCCTCGCCCCATGCCGTGGACGGCAACACGGTGGAGCTGAAGCGGGCGGTGTCCCGGGAGGATTCGGCGCGGCCCGGTGCCCACGCCAAGGTTAAGAAGCTCTTTGTCGGGGGCCTTAAGGGAGACGTGGCCGAGGGCGACCTGATCGAGCATTTCTCGCAGTTTGGCACCGTGGAAAAGGCCGAGATTATTGCCGACAAACAGTCCGGCAAGAAGCGTGGCTTCGGCTTCGTGTATTTTCAGAATCACGACGCGGCAGACAAGGCCGCGGTTGTCAAGTTCCATCCGATCCAGGGCCATCGCGTGGAGGTGAAGAAGGCCGTCCCCAAGGAGGATATCCATTCCGGTGGGGGCGGAGGCGGCTCCCGGTCCTCCCGGGGAGGCCGAGGCGGCCGGGGTCGCGGCGGTGGTCGAGACCAGAACGGCCTGTCtaagggcggcggcggcggttaCAACAGCTACGGTGGTTACGGCGGCGGTGGAGGTGGCGGCGGCTACAACGCGTACGGAGGCGGAGGAGGCGGTTCGTCCTACGGTGGAAGCGACTACGGTAACGGCTTCGGCGGCTTCGGCAGCTACAGCCAGCACCAGTCCTCGTACGGGCCCATgaagggcggcggcggcggcggtggcggtggcAGCAGCTGGGGAGGTCGCAGTAACAGTGGACCTTACAGAGGCGGCTATGGCGGTGGGGGTGGTTATGGAGGCAgctccttctaa